A window of Nicotiana tabacum cultivar K326 chromosome 24, ASM71507v2, whole genome shotgun sequence contains these coding sequences:
- the LOC107795073 gene encoding large ribosomal subunit protein eL42: MVNVPKTKKTYCKSKECKKHTLHKVTQYKKGKDSLAAQGKRRYDRKQSGYGGQTKPVFHKKAKTTKKIVLRLQCQGCKHVSQHPIKRCKHFEIGGDKKGKGTSLF; this comes from the exons ATG GTGAACGTGCCTAAGACAAAGAAGACCTACTGCAAATCCAAGGAGTGCAAAAAGCACACCTTGCATAAGGTCACACAATACAAGAAAGGAAAAGATAGCCTAGCTGCCCAGGGAAAGCGTCGTTATGATCGCAAGCAGTCAGGTTATGGTGGACAGACAAAGCCCGTCTTCCACAAAAAG GCAAAAACTACAAAGAAGATTGTCTTAAGGTTGCAATGCCAGGGGTGCAAGCATGTCTCTCAGCACCCAATCAAG AGGTGCAAGCATTTTGAGATTGGTGGGGACAAGAAAGGAAAGGGAACCTCTCTTTTCTAA